In the genome of Melitaea cinxia chromosome 4, ilMelCinx1.1, whole genome shotgun sequence, the window ACTGTAATAATGTGGAGGGAAGAATATAGGAaggaaatgtttaatttaattaatgatgaGAAAACTTACAGGAAAATGGATAAAGACCCCACTAACAAGTTCGAGCGTATAGGTAACAATATAGTCAAGAAGATGATgggattaaaattaattgataaaccACGTGCTGAAAGGTTGACGTCGAGGTACACGGTTGCTCCGCGGATCTACGGTTTGAGGAAAACACATAAGAATACATGTAAATTGAGACCAGTAGTTAGCTGCATAAACTCACCCAGTTACAAGTTAGCACATTATTTGCATGAACAACTAGCTCCATTGGTAGATACATATCAGTTTAATGTTAGGAACTCGTTTGAATTTGTAGAATTTAGTAAATCCGTAAAATTAGAAAGTAATTATGTTTTGGTATCATTAGATGTAGTGTCATTATTCACCAATGTAAAACAGAAATTAATATTAGAAGTAGTTAATGAAACTTGGAATAGTATCAAACAATTTGTCAAAATtcctaaagatatattaattgaattgattaatttttgttatatgtcgAGTTACTTTGTGTTTGAAGGTCAGTATTATTCACAAATAGAAGGTAGTAGTATGGGTAATCCGGCTAGCCCCGTTATTGCAAATATGGTTATGAATTATGCAATTAGTAAAATCTTAGAATCATTACCATTTGAAGTtccgtttattaaattatatgtagaTGACACAATGGCAGCGGTGCCCGAGAGTGAAGTTgataatattctaaatttatttaacaggtTTAATGAAGACATACAGTTTACTTTAGAAATAGAACAAAACAATCGCATCTCTTTCCTTGATATTTTGATAGAAAGAAGAGAAGGGTGTTTAATTACTGACTGGTTTATCAAACCGATAAGTTCTGGTAGACTGTTGAATTTCGAATCAAACCATCCACGTGCACAAAAGATAGGAATGATTACTGGGTTATTGGATAGaatgattaaattaagtaatgaaGCACATtgggaaaaaaattataaaattattagtaacttGTTGTTAAAAAATGGATATAATAAGTCTTTCATTAACGCGATTGTAGGAAAATTTAGACAGGAAGTAAGTAATCGTTTGAATAATAACATTAGAGTCGCAAACTCCTTCACATATTGTCGGTTTCCCTTTATTAGAGGACTGTCATATGAAATTAACAGATGTTTTATAGGCACAAATGTAAGATTAGCTTTCTATAATTTATTGAAGATAAATAGTgtttatactaaattaaaagatcctttaaaaaaagaagaacgTAGTGGGTtggtatataaaattacttgtGAGTGTAACCGTTGTTATATAGGACAAACTAAACAATTTCTTGTGTCGAGAGTCAAGCAACATGTGAatgattgtaaaaatgttaacgCCGCAAAAGATAATAAGACTGCTTTAGCATCCCATCATTTTGACCaacatcataattttaattttgaaaatacaagTATATTAGACAACGAAAGAAAttggtttaaaagaaatattagtgaaatgttttttatcaAAGTAAATAACACAGTGAATAAAAGAACAGACACAAATAATTTGAGCATTTTGtataacgatattttaaaaaagtataaatctgaaatataatataagtaaatgtaTGGAATTTTCctgaaaataagtaataattttgaaaattaataattttgaattgtaAGTGGCAACATTTGgcattttgatgattatttgcATGTAACATCTGTGTTCAATCAGACATAACGAGGGGTTTTTTGACAGTTGTGACATCCTTGTGGAGTGACGTGTTTTCGGCCGttaacaaaaaactaaaattaaaaaacaaattgaaggatgtaatttaataatcacaAAGATGTATTGATGCGACTATATGTGAGTAAAAGCTTATATTACAATGATTATAGTTCAAAATCCGTATTTAGTACACTGGTAGTGGGTAGTTTGTTTCTTGTACAATGTAACGTGTTCGGCTATGGCTTATgtataatttgttgttttagaCAAGAAAATACAAGAAATTGGAgaacaaaatgtaaatgtaaagagcaataactacaaaatataaattgtaatgtaaattttgtaactagccaattttaaatgacataattttaatgacaatttgataggaaatgactaatattttttaaatcttaacaatttaaataatgaataataaaaattaatatataaaattgaagaaaaatacatgtgggtagaaataatataaattaaaggaaccaaaataggaggaaaaaaaaattataaatttaattaacatatgtaaaggtaatataaaatgttggttGTTGATCGTTGTGTAGATATTGTCAGTCTTTGATGGttttgtgtgtacatatatgattggtgttttagatgcagttcaatagtcaagttcggagaatttgatgccttgaaattgtaaaatcaaaaacttaataacttaaaagtgtgcatattgttacctattaaattcaaatgttgtagtttaaattttcaaaatttagagattacagtttagaatataacttaaaataaaaaaataatatataatgtattggaatttagaatcttacttaaagaactttgacggggagatgtcttttgactaccgtatgtaaaggtactgaggatttggtttctttttgtttggttgttgttgtggattagtttatgtatacagctttcttcaatgattttatattttatagatgcctgatgatggtccaataaaggatcgaaacgtcgcatgaatttgcaattggtggtttgattggcaccctatgtccactttcctgctaatcgtcaaagaatatttataa includes:
- the LOC123670046 gene encoding uncharacterized protein LOC123670046 isoform X2; this translates as MDKDPTNKFERIGNNIVKKMMGLKLIDKPRAERLTSRYTVAPRIYGLRKTHKNTCKLRPVVSCINSPSYKFNEDIQFTLEIEQNNRISFLDILIERREGCLITDWFIKPISSGRLLNFESNHPRAQKIGMITGLLDRMIKLSNEAHWEKNYKIISNLLLKNGYNKSFINAIVGKFRQET
- the LOC123670046 gene encoding uncharacterized protein LOC123670046 isoform X1, which translates into the protein MDKDPTNKFERIGNNIVKKMMGLKLIDKPRAERLTSRYTVAPRIYGLRKTHKNTCKLRPVVSCINSPSYKFNEDIQFTLEIEQNNRISFLDILIERREGCLITDWFIKPISSGRLLNFESNHPRAQKIGMITGLLDRMIKLSNEAHWEKNYKIISNLLLKNGYNKSFINAIVGKFRQEVSNRLNNNIRVANSFTYCRFPFIRGLSYEINRCFIGTNVRLAFYNLLKINSVYTKLKDPLKKEERSGLVYKITCECNRCYIGQTKQFLVSRVKQHVNDCKNVNAAKDNKTALASHHFDQHHNFNFENTSILDNERNWFKRNISEMFFIKVNNTVNKRTDTNNLSILYNDILKKYKSEI